From Bradyrhizobium sp. NDS-1, the proteins below share one genomic window:
- a CDS encoding PotD/PotF family extracellular solute-binding protein: MTETTRKTGVSRRTLLKGTAGLAGLAAGSGAITGFPYVKSADAKVLRYLGTAVNEGDDIAKQCMKDTGIKIEYITATTDDVTKRVMTQPNSFDVLDTEYFSLKKIVPSGNILALDARKIKQFDNITPVFTKGETPGGKKIGGQGTAPWKVLYLEGKDSKKFATSATEFVTLIPTVYNADTLGIRPDIIKRPISSWSELLNPEFKGKASILNIPSIGIMDAAMVVEASGKYKYADKGNMTKEEIDLTMKVMTEAKKAGQFRAFWKDFNESVNLMASGETVIQSMWSPAVTKVRSMGIACTFQPLKEGYRSWASGFCVSKGVSGAKLEWAYEFVNWFLSGYAGAYLNRQGYYSAVLSTAKAHMEPYEWAYWMEGKPAEKDIKAPDGSLLEKAGAVRDGGSYEDRMGGVACWNAVMDENDYMVRKWNEFIAA, encoded by the coding sequence ATGACCGAGACGACCAGGAAGACCGGCGTCAGCCGCCGCACGCTATTGAAGGGCACCGCAGGTCTCGCCGGACTTGCCGCCGGCTCGGGCGCCATCACCGGCTTTCCCTATGTGAAGTCGGCCGATGCCAAGGTGCTGCGCTATCTCGGCACCGCCGTGAACGAGGGCGACGACATCGCCAAGCAGTGCATGAAGGACACCGGCATCAAGATCGAATACATCACCGCGACGACCGACGACGTCACCAAGCGCGTGATGACCCAGCCGAACTCCTTCGACGTGCTGGACACCGAATATTTCTCGCTGAAGAAGATCGTGCCGTCGGGCAACATCCTTGCGCTCGATGCCAGGAAGATCAAGCAGTTCGACAACATCACGCCCGTCTTCACCAAGGGCGAGACGCCCGGCGGCAAGAAGATCGGCGGCCAGGGCACCGCGCCCTGGAAGGTGCTCTATCTCGAAGGCAAGGACTCCAAGAAGTTCGCGACCTCGGCGACCGAATTCGTCACGCTGATCCCGACCGTCTACAACGCCGATACGCTCGGCATCCGCCCCGACATCATCAAGCGGCCGATCAGCTCGTGGTCCGAGCTGCTCAACCCCGAGTTCAAGGGCAAGGCCTCGATCCTCAACATCCCCTCGATCGGCATCATGGACGCCGCGATGGTCGTGGAAGCCTCCGGCAAGTACAAATATGCCGACAAGGGCAACATGACCAAGGAAGAGATCGATCTCACCATGAAGGTCATGACGGAGGCCAAGAAGGCCGGCCAGTTCCGCGCGTTCTGGAAGGACTTCAACGAGAGCGTCAACCTGATGGCCTCGGGCGAGACCGTGATCCAGTCGATGTGGTCGCCGGCAGTGACGAAGGTGCGCTCGATGGGAATCGCCTGCACCTTCCAGCCGCTGAAGGAAGGCTATCGCTCCTGGGCCTCGGGCTTCTGCGTCTCCAAGGGCGTGTCGGGCGCGAAGCTCGAATGGGCCTACGAATTCGTCAACTGGTTCCTGTCCGGCTATGCCGGCGCCTATCTCAACCGCCAGGGCTACTACTCCGCCGTGCTCTCGACCGCGAAGGCGCACATGGAGCCCTACGAGTGGGCCTATTGGATGGAAGGCAAGCCGGCCGAGAAGGACATCAAGGCGCCCGACGGCTCGCTGCTCGAGAAGGCCGGCGCGGTGCGCGACGGCGGCTCCTACGAGGACCGCATGGGCGGCGTCGCCTGCTGGAACGCGGTGATGGACGAAAACGACTACATGGTCCGCAAGTGGAACGAGTTCATCGCGGCGTAA
- a CDS encoding ABC transporter permease has product MSEEVLQQASPGLIPGSGTARAAKPTRLSPSFISWLQAGPMMLVFLAFFLIPLVFVVIVSFWDYNEYQLLPAFSGRGYTDTFEGCIAQLPELCTIGKTYLKTLKLCFMVWAITLFIGFWVAYFLAFHVKSKTWQMGLSLLCTIPFWTSNVIRMIAWIPLLGRNGLVNSGLVKTGLINHPIEWLLFSEFSVVLALVHLFTFFMVVPIFNSMVRIDKSLIEAAYDAGATGFQTLVNVIIPLSKPGIVIGSIFVITIVMGDFITIGVMGGQQIAAAGKIIETRVNALQFPAAAANAVILLAVTFLIISMMSRIVDIKKEL; this is encoded by the coding sequence ATGTCGGAAGAAGTCCTGCAACAGGCGTCCCCGGGTTTGATCCCGGGGTCGGGCACGGCGCGCGCCGCAAAACCGACGCGCCTGTCGCCGTCCTTCATCTCCTGGCTCCAGGCCGGGCCGATGATGCTGGTGTTTCTTGCCTTCTTCCTCATTCCGCTGGTGTTCGTGGTCATCGTCTCGTTCTGGGACTACAACGAATACCAGTTGCTGCCGGCCTTCTCCGGCCGCGGCTACACCGACACGTTCGAGGGCTGCATCGCGCAGCTCCCCGAGCTCTGCACCATCGGCAAGACCTATCTGAAGACGCTGAAGCTCTGCTTCATGGTCTGGGCCATCACGCTCTTCATCGGCTTTTGGGTCGCCTATTTCCTCGCCTTCCACGTCAAGTCCAAGACCTGGCAAATGGGCTTGTCGCTGCTCTGCACGATCCCGTTCTGGACCTCCAACGTCATCCGCATGATCGCATGGATCCCGCTGCTCGGGCGCAACGGGCTGGTGAATTCCGGCCTCGTCAAGACAGGGCTCATCAACCACCCGATCGAATGGCTGCTATTCTCCGAATTCTCCGTTGTTCTGGCACTGGTGCACCTCTTCACCTTCTTCATGGTGGTGCCGATCTTCAATTCGATGGTGCGCATCGACAAATCGCTGATCGAGGCCGCCTATGACGCCGGTGCCACCGGCTTCCAGACCCTGGTCAACGTCATCATACCGCTTTCCAAGCCGGGCATCGTCATCGGCTCGATCTTCGTCATCACCATCGTGATGGGCGACTTCATCACCATCGGCGTGATGGGCGGCCAGCAGATCGCCGCCGCCGGCAAGATCATCGAGACGCGCGTGAACGCATTGCAGTTCCCGGCGGCGGCAGCCAACGCCGTGATCCTGCTCGCCGTCACCTTCCTCATCATCTCCATGATGTCGCGCATCGTCGACATCAAGAAGGAGCTCTAG
- a CDS encoding ABC transporter permease, whose amino-acid sequence MKEGRPRSFYVLAIFFAAYVLFLYGPMIAIYVLSFQGPQGGLTFPMNGVSTFWIAKLFQGTGIVDLGAAFRRSLLLGIVVMIVTVVLSVAAGMAFRRKFTAQSILFYSAIASLIVPSIITSLGISLEFRIIDDLIKAHWNENFETSMGLLTSGLGAHLTWTLPFGLLIMFAIFNRFDPRLEEAARDLGATPWQTFRHVVLPIILPSVIGIGLFGFTLSWDELARSSQAIGAVNTLPLDLQGLTTTVTNPDIYALGTVISAVSFTVITLALGTIHMLNKRQAAKGSDAGKGLV is encoded by the coding sequence ATGAAGGAAGGACGCCCGCGCTCGTTCTACGTGCTCGCGATCTTCTTCGCGGCCTATGTGCTGTTTCTCTACGGTCCGATGATCGCAATCTACGTGCTGTCGTTCCAGGGGCCGCAGGGCGGCCTCACCTTCCCGATGAACGGGGTGTCGACCTTCTGGATCGCAAAACTGTTCCAGGGCACCGGCATCGTCGATCTCGGCGCGGCCTTCCGCCGCTCGCTGCTGCTCGGCATCGTCGTGATGATTGTCACCGTCGTGCTGTCGGTTGCCGCCGGCATGGCGTTCCGCCGCAAGTTCACGGCGCAGAGCATCCTGTTCTACTCGGCGATCGCGAGCCTGATCGTGCCTTCGATCATCACCTCGCTCGGGATCTCGCTCGAGTTCCGTATCATCGACGACCTGATCAAGGCGCATTGGAACGAGAATTTCGAGACCTCGATGGGCTTGCTCACCTCCGGGCTCGGCGCACACCTGACCTGGACGCTGCCGTTCGGCCTCCTCATCATGTTCGCGATCTTCAACCGCTTCGACCCGAGGCTCGAGGAAGCCGCGCGCGATCTCGGTGCGACGCCTTGGCAGACCTTCCGTCATGTCGTGCTGCCGATCATCCTGCCCTCGGTGATCGGCATCGGCCTGTTCGGCTTCACGCTGTCCTGGGACGAGCTCGCCCGCTCCAGCCAGGCGATCGGAGCAGTGAACACTTTGCCGCTGGATCTGCAGGGCCTCACCACCACCGTCACGAACCCCGACATCTATGCGCTCGGCACCGTGATCTCGGCGGTCTCGTTCACGGTGATCACGCTTGCGCTCGGCACCATCCACATGCTCAACAAGCGGCAGGCGGCCAAGGGCTCGGACGCCGGCAAAGGGCTTGTCTGA
- a CDS encoding aspartate/glutamate racemase family protein has product MRLHIVNPNTTASMTAKIAAAARAIALADTVIDARQPTMGPVSIEGFYDEAFAVPGMLGCIREADRDGAEAHIIACFDDTGLDAARAVAKAPVIGIGEAGFHMASLVAARFAVVTTLGVSIVPIEHNLRKYGLAERCARVRAAEVPVLALEERNADAVGKISAEITAAIRDDRAEAIVLGCAGMADLASELAATHGLPVIDGVTSAVTLAESLVRLGLTTSRLGPYAAPRSKSYCGPFSQFQP; this is encoded by the coding sequence ATGCGACTGCACATCGTCAATCCCAACACCACTGCGTCCATGACGGCGAAGATCGCCGCTGCGGCGCGCGCGATCGCGCTGGCGGACACGGTGATCGATGCGCGGCAGCCGACGATGGGTCCGGTCTCGATCGAGGGATTTTACGACGAAGCCTTCGCCGTCCCCGGCATGCTCGGCTGTATCCGCGAGGCCGACCGCGACGGCGCGGAAGCCCACATCATCGCCTGCTTCGACGACACCGGCTTGGATGCTGCGCGCGCGGTCGCGAAGGCGCCGGTGATCGGCATCGGCGAAGCCGGCTTCCATATGGCGAGCCTGGTCGCCGCCCGCTTTGCCGTGGTGACGACGCTCGGTGTCTCCATCGTGCCGATCGAGCATAACCTGCGAAAATACGGCCTCGCCGAACGCTGCGCCCGCGTCCGCGCCGCCGAGGTCCCGGTGCTGGCGCTCGAGGAGCGCAACGCTGACGCTGTCGGCAAGATCTCGGCGGAGATCACGGCCGCGATCCGTGACGACCGCGCCGAAGCCATCGTGCTCGGCTGCGCCGGCATGGCCGATCTCGCCAGCGAGCTCGCCGCCACGCACGGCCTGCCAGTGATCGACGGGGTCACTTCCGCGGTGACGCTGGCGGAATCACTGGTGCGGCTGGGGCTGACGACCTCCCGGCTCGGGCCCTACGCCGCGCCGCGCTCGAAGAGCTATTGCGGGCCGTTTTCGCAATTTCAGCCCTGA